A region from the Papaver somniferum cultivar HN1 unplaced genomic scaffold, ASM357369v1 unplaced-scaffold_125, whole genome shotgun sequence genome encodes:
- the LOC113331331 gene encoding uncharacterized protein LOC113331331, producing MGFFGIYKEACKLTAANKTIFSQITLTLLLPSAFFLLSEIRFSTYSKIETPWIDNGWSIGQYLYYIFLFVYIILSTSSIVYTVACFYTSRDITYKKATSATGKLWWDLIVTFLWCFLFLAIYTSVTFGLLWFWFSTDRDGIRTLILIICLSVPAFAGLTYILVVCNIATVVTILEKDLYGRKALAKSTRLIKGKIWVSCAVFMLLGITFGGIVFTYCYLSLYGRKEISMVGRVFVAIGCHFLMAIWFHILFVVDTVVYFVCKSVHNEEISTVATHLEVPVIHLVVQIKDVHIQLEQVPA from the coding sequence ATGGGCTTCTTTGGCATCTACAAGGAAGCCTGCAAACTCACAGCAGCAAACAAGACAATCTTTTCACAAATCACCTTAACCCTTCTCCTTCCTTCAGCCTTCTTTCTCTTGTCTGAAATACGATTCTCGACTTACTCAAAAATAGAAACTCCATGGATCGATAATGGTTGGAGTATAGGCCAATACCTCTATTACATCTTCCTGTTCGTTTACATTATCTTGTCAACTTCTAGCATCGTGTATACCGTTGCTTGTTTCTATACCTCCAGAGATATCACTTACAAGAAAGCTACTAGTGCAACTGGTAAGTTATGGTGGGATCTTATAGTCACATTCTTATGGTGCTTCTTGTTCTTGGCTATATACACCTCTGTAACTTTCGGTTTGCTGTGGTTTTGGTTTTCCACCGATAGAGATGGGATTAGAACTTTGATATTGATAATTTGTCTATCTGTTCCTGCTTTCGCCGGATTAACTTACATATTGGTTGTCTGTAACATCGCAACCGTTGTTACGATATTAGAAAAAGATCTTTATGGTAGAAAGGCTTTGGCAAAGAGTACGAGGCTGATCAAGGGTAAGATTTGGGTTTCCTGTGCTGTTTTTATGTTGCTTGGGATCACATTTGGTGGTATAGTTTTCACTTACTGTTACCTGTCTTTGTATGGAAGAAAAGAAATTAGCATGGTGGGTAGAGTGTTTGTGGCCATTGGTTGCCATTTTTTGATGGCTATTTGGTTTCATATCTTGTTCGTTGTTGACACTGTGGTGTACTTTGTCTGCAAATCGGTCCATAACGAAGAGATATCGACTGTTGCGACTCACTTAGAGGTCCCTGTTATCCATTTGGTTGTGCAAATAAAAGACGTTCATATTCAGTTAGAGCAAGTACCAGCTTGA